In Rariglobus hedericola, the following proteins share a genomic window:
- the recA gene encoding recombinase RecA, which translates to MSKAAPAKTASTAVVAPDASARKNVELALSAITKQFGEGSIMRLGDNNKLTVETVSTGSLAIDLTLGGKGLPRGRIIEIYGPESSGKTTFCLSVIAEAQRRGGLAAFIDVEHALDPKYARVVGVKIDDLLVSQPDSGEDALNITETLIRSNAIDVIVIDSVAALITKAELDGQMGDMTMGSQARLMSQAMRRLTAVVSKTKCICIFTNQIREKIGVMFGSPETTSGGRALKFFSSIRIDIRRKDQIKTPDGKVIGNRTKLKVVKNKIAPPFTECEFDIMYDEGISASGSIIDLGIEHKILEKKGAWISYEGNLIGQGRDAAKQAVRDKPELAAKLTKAIMEKVTVTGGTAVTGSEPAE; encoded by the coding sequence ATGTCTAAAGCCGCTCCCGCCAAGACCGCCTCCACCGCCGTCGTCGCCCCCGACGCCTCCGCCCGCAAAAACGTCGAACTCGCGCTCAGCGCCATCACCAAACAGTTCGGCGAAGGCTCGATCATGCGCCTGGGTGATAACAACAAACTCACCGTCGAGACCGTCTCCACCGGCTCGCTCGCCATCGATCTCACCCTCGGCGGCAAAGGCCTCCCCCGCGGCCGTATCATCGAGATCTACGGACCGGAATCCTCCGGTAAAACCACCTTCTGTTTGAGCGTCATCGCCGAGGCCCAGCGCCGCGGCGGTCTCGCCGCCTTCATCGACGTCGAACACGCGCTCGACCCGAAATACGCCCGCGTCGTCGGCGTGAAGATTGACGACCTCCTCGTCTCCCAGCCCGACTCCGGCGAAGACGCGCTCAACATCACCGAGACGCTCATCCGCTCCAACGCGATCGACGTCATCGTCATCGACTCCGTGGCCGCCTTGATCACCAAGGCCGAACTCGACGGCCAGATGGGCGATATGACCATGGGCAGCCAGGCCCGCCTGATGTCGCAAGCCATGCGCCGCCTCACCGCCGTCGTCAGCAAGACGAAGTGCATTTGTATTTTCACGAATCAGATTCGTGAAAAGATCGGCGTCATGTTCGGCAGCCCTGAAACCACCTCCGGTGGTCGCGCACTGAAGTTCTTCTCCTCGATCCGCATCGACATCCGCCGCAAGGACCAGATCAAGACCCCGGACGGCAAGGTCATCGGCAATCGCACCAAGCTGAAGGTCGTCAAAAACAAGATCGCACCTCCCTTCACCGAGTGTGAATTCGACATCATGTATGACGAAGGCATCTCCGCCTCCGGCTCCATCATCGACCTCGGCATTGAGCACAAGATCCTGGAGAAAAAAGGCGCCTGGATTTCCTACGAGGGCAACCTCATCGGCCAGGGTCGCGATGCCGCCAAGCAGGCCGTGCGCGACAAGCCCGAGCTGGCTGCCAAGCTCACCAAGGCGATCATGGAAAAGGTCACCGTGACCGGCGGCACCGCCGTCACCGGTTCCGAACCCGCCGAATAA
- a CDS encoding DMT family protein: MKTILLLVASNIFMTLAWYGHLKFKFLEGKSLLWVILFSWGVAFFEYCLMVPANRAGYMSGTFTGYQLKIIQEAITLSVFVVFAWLVLKEKLTWNYAVSFALIVGAIYFATAFKPAAAAAATVTGGH, translated from the coding sequence ATGAAAACCATCCTCCTGCTCGTCGCCTCCAATATCTTCATGACCCTGGCCTGGTATGGTCACCTGAAGTTTAAGTTTTTGGAGGGCAAATCCCTGCTGTGGGTCATCTTGTTTTCCTGGGGTGTGGCGTTCTTTGAGTATTGCCTGATGGTCCCCGCCAACCGCGCCGGCTATATGAGCGGCACCTTCACGGGCTACCAACTCAAGATCATCCAAGAGGCCATCACTCTCAGCGTCTTCGTCGTCTTCGCCTGGTTGGTTCTTAAAGAGAAGCTCACGTGGAACTACGCCGTGAGTTTCGCGCTGATTGTCGGTGCCATCTACTTTGCCACCGCCTTCAAGCCGGCCGCCGCTGCAGCCGCCACCGTGACCGGCGGACACTGA
- a CDS encoding glutaredoxin family protein, with amino-acid sequence MKIKAYLKPSCGWSNGVRTIMRKYSLPFEDIDIINNRNNYAEMVQKSGQPLSPCVEIDGVMLADISGEEVENYLLSNDLVKPTDRPVDAATNAGCSDEEHAKMATKTIRFF; translated from the coding sequence ATGAAAATCAAAGCCTATCTCAAGCCGTCCTGCGGCTGGTCCAACGGAGTTCGCACGATCATGCGCAAGTATAGCCTGCCGTTCGAAGACATCGATATCATCAACAACCGTAACAACTACGCGGAGATGGTTCAGAAGTCCGGCCAGCCGCTTTCTCCCTGCGTCGAAATCGACGGCGTCATGCTGGCCGATATCTCCGGCGAAGAAGTTGAAAACTATCTTCTCTCCAACGATTTGGTTAAACCCACCGACCGTCCGGTGGATGCGGCCACCAACGCCGGCTGCTCTGATGAAGAGCACGCCAAAATGGCCACTAAAACGATTCGTTTCTTCTGA